A stretch of DNA from Nocardioides sp. Arc9.136:
CGCGGCGGCAGGGTCGGGTGCGGACGCACCGTGGCGACCGCGCGCACGCGCTCGGCCAGCGCGGGGTCGGGGCAGTAGTCCAGCATGTACTCGAGCTGGTTCTCGTTGGTGAAGAGCACCTCGTCGGCCAGCGCGTACGCCGCGACCTCCGCCCACTCGAACGTGTCGTGGTGGCCCGGTGGCTCGAACCCGGCGGCGCGCATCCCCGACCGGAGCTCCTCGAGCAGGGCACCCTCCCGGGCCCGTCCCGGCCGGCGGCGGCCGTGGATCGTGCGGCTGATGGGGTCGGAGAACTCGGCGGTCCACGGGACCGAGGGGTTGCGCAGCTTGTACTGCGCGGCGACCAGGTGGCTGGCGACCCACATCGCTCGGGAGTACACCGACCGGTGGTCGGTGCCCCACTCCTCCAGCTGGGCGAAGACACCGCCGGACCACGACTCCACCGAGCCCCAGGAGCTGAAGTCGGCGGGGCCGCCGAGCGCGGCGACCCGAGCGACCCAGGGGTCGGCGATGACCTTCAACGACGTGTCGCGGTCGCGCATCTCGTCGAGGTCCTTGCAGACGACGTCGACGAGGACCCCGCGCTCGCGCAGCCGCCGGGCGGCGACGATGCCCGCGGTGCCCACCCAGGGCGTGAAGCAGTAGAGGAGGGCCAGGTTCTGCGCCGCACCCTCGTTCACCGTGGACCAGAACATCCGGCGCAGGCGGCGGCTCTCGACGTCCTCGATCACGGTGGTGCGCTGGTCGGGGTTGCGGCCGAGGAAGCGCTGGGCGTGGACCAGCTGGCTGCGGACCATGTGCCGGGTCAGCCGCTCCACGTCGCCGGTGGAGTCGGGGATGCTCTCGAGGCTGCCGATGCAGGCGAGCCGCTGGGTGATGGAGAAGTCGTAGCCCGGCTCCTGGCGCGAGAGCGAGTCCGGCACCTTCGTGCGCAGGTAGCAGGCGCGGCGGTCGGGCAGGACCCGGAAGGAGAACTGCTCGTGGGCGAAGGCCTTGGTCCAGAAGACGAAGTCCGAGCCGCCGCGGAGGGAAAAGTCGTAGCCCACGGTCCGGGCGAGCGAGACGGGGACCAGCTTGCCGACGTTCAGGGAGATCGCCTGCGGCAGCCGCACGACCGGCACGGGCGCACCCTCGGCGGCGCCGGGGATGGCGAGGGCCGCGGTCAGCGCGTCGGAGTAGTAGTTGGCGAAGTCCGGGGCGTCGGGTGCGTCCGGCTCGACGTCGGCCAGCCAGGCGAGCGGGACGATGCCGGGCTCGACCGCGGCGAGCAGGTCCTCGAGGTAGTGGGGCGTCACCCGGTCGTCGTCGTCGACGATCGTCATGTGGGTCCCGCGCGCCGCCCAGAGGCCGACGGTCCGCGCGTGGGCGACACCCGGGCGCTCGGAGCGGAGCACCCGGACGTGCATGTCGGTCTGCTGCCGGGCGACCTCCTCGACCGCCTCGTAGGTGCCGTCGGAGGAGCCGTTGACGACGACCACGACCTCGAACGCGTCGGCCGGGAGGGTCTGCGCGGCGAGGGAGGAGAGGGCCTCGCCGACGATCTCGGGGCGCCCGCGGGTGGCCACGACGACCGAGATATCAGGTGGCAGACTGCCGCTCATGCTGACGATCCCTTCGACCTTCCCCAGGCTCGTGCCGGGGCCTCTCGAGACGAGGGACGCCCGGTGACGACAACGGGACCGGACGATACGCGAACCGGACGGGCGCTGATCGTCGGCGTGGACCGACCCGGCGCGGCGCAGGTCTTCGGAGGTGCGCTCGAGCGCGTCGTCGTCACCACGTACGACGACATGGCGGCCGACCTGGCTACCGAGCTGGCCACCGACCTGGCCGCCGAGCACGACCCCACCGTCGCTGCGCCGACGACGGACCCGCTCGTCTTCGTCGGTGTCGCGGCGGGACCCGGGATGCAGCAGGCGGTCGACGCCGCTCTCGCGCTCGTGAGGCAGCCGGGCGGGACGGGCCAGGAGCCGCCGGTGCTCGCCGTCGAGATCCCCTGGGACCTCGACGCGCTGGACCACCTGCGCGCCCGGCTCACGGACCCGGCGGCCCCGGCGCTGACCGGTGTACGCCGCTTCCGCGACCGGCCGTGCGTCGTGCTCGGCGGTCCCTCGGCGCCGGTCGCCGACCCGGCCTGGGTGCTCGACGCGGTGCTGACGGCCGGCACGACGGCCCCCGACGCCCGCACCAGCCACCAGGAGCAGGTCGCCGCGGAGTGGGAGCGGGCCGCCGCGGCGGCCCAGCTCCAGCGCAAGGAGGAGCAGCTCCGGCGGGTCCGGGCCGAGCTGGCGGAGGCCCGCCAGCAGCTCGGTGACCGGCGGGACGGCCCCCGCACCCGCCCGGCAGGTGGTCGCGGCCCCGGGCAGAAGAAGCGTCCGGCGCCCCAGGGACAGGCGCAGGCGCGCCCGGCCGGGCCCGCGGCCTCGGCGAGGAGCCTGTTCGCCGTCGTGGGTCGCCGCGTGGGCCGCGGGCCTCGCGCGGGCCTGCTCGTGACCGCCGTCCTGGCGCTGCTCGCGCTGGTGCTGCCGGCCGTCGTCTTCGGCCTCGTCGCGGGCGCGGAGGGCGTCGTGGTCGGCCTCGCGCTCGGCGTCCTCCTGCTCGGCCTGGCCGCGCTGGCCGCGGTGGTCGCCTTCGCCCAGCGGTCCACCACCGCCCGGCTCGCGCACCTGGAGCGTGTCGTGGCCCGGCAGGGCCGGGACGCCCGCGGCCGCAGCCGGCGCCAGCTCGCCGTGGTCGAGGAGACCCGCGACCGCGCCCGGCGCCAGGGCCGCCGGCTGCGCAAGGTGCAGCGCGCCGTCGACGCCGTCCCCGCCCACCTCACCCGGACCGTGCAGAACGACGGGCTCACCGTCCGGCGCCAGGTGCAGGCGCTCGTCAACCTCAGCCAGATGGCGCCGATGCGCGCCGGCGTCCCGGCGCTGGGCGGCTGGGCCGCCTCACCCGACTTCGCGGTCGAGGTCGTCGACCGGCTGCTCGAGCAGCGGCCGCGGCTGGTCGTCGAGGCAGGCAGCGGCGTCTCGACGCTGCTCCTCGCCCTCGCCGCCCGCGAGCACGGGCTCGACACGCGCATCGTGTCGCTGGACCACGACGCCCACTACGCCGCGCAGACCCGGGAGCTGCTCGAGCGCCACGGCGTGGCCGACCGCGCGGAGGTCCGCTGGGCGCCGCTCGCCCGGACCCACGTGCCGGGCCACCTGACCCCCTGGTACGACGAGGCGGCGATCGCCGACCTCCACGACGTCGGCATGCTCGTCGTCGACGGCCCCCCGACGGCGACCGGCCCGGCCGCGCGGTACCCCGCGGTCCCGCTGCTGCGCGACCGCCTCGCGGCCCGCTGCACCATCGTCGTCGACGACACCACCCGCGCCTCGGACCTCGAGGTGACCGAGCGCTGGGCGCTCCTGCTGCCGGACTTCGAGGTCCGCAGCCTCCCGCTGGAGAAGGGCGCGGTGGTGATGCGTCGGGGCTGACACCCCGACGGTCGCGCTGCCCCCCGCCGCCCCCGTGGACCACGGGGGCGGCGCGGTGGTCAGAGCCGGTGGGTGCTCTCGCCGGTCGTGCGCCCGCGGGTGTCGAACAGGCAGCGGGCCGAGGCCTCGATCGCGTCGAGGTCGTAGGCGCTGTGCTGCTGGAGCAGCACGGTCAGGTCCGCGTCGGCGGCCGCGGCGAGCACGTCCTCTCCGGCCGACGTGGTGCCCGCGACGTCCCACGAGGCGACGTGCGGGTCGTGGTAGCGCACCGATGCGCCCAGCTGGAGCAGCCGCTTGGCCACGTCGACGGCCGGCGACTCGCGCTGGTCGGCGATGTCGGGCTTGTAGGTGACGCCGAGCAGCAGCACGGTGCTGCCGCGCACCGCCTTCTCCTGGTCGTTGAGCAGCGAGGCGATCCGGCTCACGACGTACGCCGGCATCGAGGAGTTGATCTCCTGGGCCAGCTCGACGAAGCGGAAGCCGTAGCCCAGCTGCGTGCGCACCCGGTGGCTGAGGTAGTTGGGGTCGATCGGGATGCAGTGCCCGCCGACGCCGGGGCCCGGGGTGAAGGCTTGGAAGCCGAACGGCTTGGTCGAGGCGAGCCGGACGACCTCCCAGAAGTCGATCTCGAGCTCGTGGAAGAAGCGCGCCATCTCGTTGACCAGCGCGATGTTCACGTGCCGGTAGGTGTTCTCGAGCAGCTTGGCCGACTCCGCCTCGCGGGTGCCCGACGCCACGACCACGGTGTCGACGACGCGGGAGTAGAACGCCCGCGCCTTCTCCTGGGCGGCGGGGTCGTCGGCGCCGACGACCTTGGGCGTGTTCTTGAGGCCGTACGTCGCGTTGCCCGGGTCGATCCGCTCGGGGCTGTACGCCACGTGCAGCTCGTCGGCACCCAGGCCCGAGAGCTCCTCGAGCAGCGGCCGGACGACCTCCGCCGTCGTGCCGGGGTAGGTGGTGGACTCGAGGACCACCAGCGTGCCGGGCCGCAGGTGCGGGCCGATGCCGCGGCAGGCGCCCTCGACCGCGGCGAGGTCCGGGCCGCCCTCGGCGCTCAGCGGCGTCGGGACGCAGATCACGACCGCGTCGGCCTCGGCGACGCAGGTGGCGTCGTCGGTGGCGGTGAAGCCGGTCGCGAGGAGCTCGCCGATCTCGGCGTCGTCCAGGTCGTCGACGTGCGAGCGTCCGGCGTTGAGGCCGTCCACGACGCCGCGGGACACGTCCAGCCCGGTGACGGAGAGTCCGGCGCGGCAAGCCTCCGCGACCAGTGGGAGCCCGACGTACCCGAGCCCCACGACGACGAGGTCGCCCATGTCCTGTTCCTCTCCTGGAGTGCCCTGCTGCTAGGTTCTGGCAGCCCCAGACCCTAACCCCAGGACGTCTCGCATGCCCGTCCCCCCCGCCGAGATCTGGCACGTGACCGGTGCCCGGCCGAACTTCCCGAAGGCGGCTCCCGTCCTCCGCGCGATGGCGCGGCACGGTCACCGCCAGCGGCTCGTGCACACCGGGCAGCACTACGACGACAACATGTCGACGGTCTTCTTCGAGCAGCTCGACCTGCCGCGTCCCGACCTCAACCTGGGGGTCGGCTCCGGCACGCACGCGGTCCAGGTCGGCACGGTGATGGCGCGCCTGGAGGAGCTGTGGACCGCGGAGCGGCCGGCGCTCGTCATGGTCTACGGGGACGTCAACTCGACGGTCGCCGCGGCCATGGTCACCAGCAAGATGGGCATCCCGCTGGCCCACGTCGAGGCGGGCCTGCGCAGCTTCGACCGGACGATGCCGGAGGAGGTCAACCGGCTGGTCACCGACCGCCTCAGCGACCTGCTGCTCGCCACGAGCGTCGACGCCGTGGCGCACCTGGCCCGCGAGGGCGTGGACCCCGACGCGGTCCACCTCGTGGGCAACCCGATGATCGACACCCTGCTCAGCCACCGCGCCGAGCTCGGTCCGCACCGCCTGGCCGGCCTGCCGGACCTGCCCGCGTCGTACGCCGTGGCGACCCTGCACCGGCCGGCGAACGTCGACCACGACGACGCCCTGGTCGAGCTCGTCAAGGGCCTGCACGCGACGGCCGACCAGGTGCCGGTCGTGCTGCCGGTCCACCCCCGCAGCCGGCCCAGCCTCACCCGCGCCGGGCTGTTCGAGCACCCCGCGGTGCACGCGGTCGACCCGCTGCCGTACCTGGAGTTCCTCAGCCTGGTCGACGGCAGCGCCCTGGTCGTCACCGACTCCGGTGGGATCCAGGAGGAGACCACCGTGCTCGGGGTGCCGTGCCTGACGGTGCGGCCCAACACCGAGCGCCCGGTGACGATCACCCAGGGGACCAACCGGCTCGTCGAGGCGACCGGCCTGGCCACCGCCGTCGCCGCCGCCCTCGCCGCCGGGCGGCCCGAGCAGTGGCCGGTGCCGCCGCTGTGGGACGGCCACGCGGGCGAGCGGATCGCCGACGTCGTGACCGCCTACCTCGCGTCCCGGTCGGGCTGACCGACGCTCGCCGGTCGCGGGCTCAGCGCTCCCAGGGAGCCGCGACCGGGTAGTACGCCGCGTAGAACTCGCGCAGCAGCCGGTCGAGCCGCGTGGCCGTCGCGGCGTGGTCGTGGTGGTCGCCGAGGCAGAAGAAGTCCTGCTGCCGGTCGAGCAGCCGCTGCAGCTGCCAGGCCACGTCGCTGTTGCTCACGTTGACGAAGGAGTGCTCGGCGGAGCCGAGGTACGCGCTGCCGGTCGCGAGGCCGTAGTGCTGGGCCAGCGAGCTCAGCACCGACACGTCGGTCTCGGAGCGGAACGGCGAGCGGGCGGTGCGGGCCAGCTCCTCGGGGAACCGTTCGGTGATCTCCTCCAGGACCGACACCCGGTGCGGGTGCGGGGTGTGGGCCAGGGTGCTGGTCGTGGTCGCGCCGAAGGCCTCCCGCAGCACCCGGCGGTTGTTCCAGGCGGCGCGGAGGTACGCCGGCGCGCCGGGGTCGTCGTCGGGTCCGACGGTCGTGGTGGAGAGGAAGACCGCGTTCTGCCCGGCGGGGGTGAACAGCTGCTCGGGGCGCACCGGACGACCGAGGAACACGTCGTCGTTGAGGTAGACCCACTGCTCGCTGAGCCCCGGGATGCGGTGCAGCGCGGTCTCGATCGCGTGCGAGCTGAACGTCGGCAGCGCGTCCGCCGGGAGGATCTCCCGGTGGTCGACCACGGTGACCTGCGGGTGGTCGCCGAGCCACGCGGGCCGCTGGCCGGCGGTGACGAGGTAGATGTGGCGCACCCAGGGCGCGAACAGGTGCACGCTGCGCATCGAGTGCCGCAGCTCGTCGCGGTGGACGAACCGCGCGCGGCCGCTGGCCTCGCGGGTGGTCGCCGTGCCGGTGACCTGCGACAGCCTCGCGGCACGGGCGTCGTTCCACTCCGGGTCGTTCCCGTCGACCCAGGTGTAGACGACGTCGACCGGGAAGCGGCACTGGTCGAACGTCGGCTCGGCCATCAGGGGCAGCGTGCGGACGGTGACGCCGTCGACGTCGTGGTCGACGAGCACGGTGCCGGGCGGCACGCGCTGGACCCAGCGGTTGCGGCGCGGCGCGACCAGGTCGCCGTCGACCGTCGACTCCCAGAACTGGAGGTCGACGGTGCCGCCGTGCGCGAGCAGGCCGGGGCGTCCGGTGGCGGGGTCCTCGGGCCACGGCTCGAGCGAGACCTGGGTGGTCATCCCGCGGCGCAGGTCACGGGCCAGCTCGGCGACCGGTGCGCGGCGCTCGTGCCAGCCGTGCTGGGCGGGGTCGCGCAGGGAGAGGTACGCCGGGACGTCGGCGGCCGCCAGGTGGTCCAGGACGGACCGGCGGGCCGACATCGGGACCGCGACGACCGGCGGGGTGGGCCCGTCCGGCGGGACCACGAACCACGCGTCGCTGGCGGCGCGGGCGGCGTCGACCGCCAGCCGCAGCGCGGTGCGGCGCGCCTCGAGGGGCGTCACCCCCGGGGCGGTCACGGGGTCGGCGGAGCGGCGACGCCGCGGGGGCTTGGCGAGGGCGCGGGCCTCGAGCCGTCCCCGCCCCGCCCGGCGGGCCCGCGCGTCGGCGAAGACCCCGAGCCAGCGCTCGGCGAGCGCGTGCGCGTCGTACTGCCGGGCGGCGCGGTGCGCCCCCGCGCCGAGCCGGTGGCGCAGCTCGTCGTCGGACGCGAGCCGGAGCAGGGCAGCGGCCATGCCGGCCACGGACTCCGGGCCGACGAGGAGCCCGGACACCTCGTGCTCGATGAGCTCGCGGGGACCGGAGCCGCAGTCGAAGCTGGCCACCGGGACACCCGCGGCCATCGCCTCCTGGGCGACCAGCGGGAGCCCCTCGGCGCGGGAGGTGACCGCGGAGATGCTCGCCTTGGCCCACTCGCCGCGCATGTCGGGGACGGCGCCGGGCAGCTCGACGCGGTCCCACAGGCCGTCCTTGCGGACCTGGCGCAGGATCTCGTTGCGCTGCGGGCCCTCGCCGCAGATCCGCAGCCGCCAGCCCGGCATCCGGTCGGCGACCAGGCCGAAGGCGGCGACGAGCTTGGTGAACTGCTTCTCCGGGACGAGCCGGCCCGCGGCGACGATCGTCCTGCGGTCCAGCCGGGAGCGGGGGACGAACCCGATCGGGAGCGGGTCGGGCACGACGACCGTCTCGGGGGCGACCTCGCCGAGGCGCTCGCGCAGCCAGGTCTCGGCCGACGGCGTCAGGAGGGCCACGACGTCGGCCTGCGGGGCGTGGGCCAGCAGCGGCTCGAGTCCCGAGGCGCGGTCGGAGGAGGAGCGGTGCTCCTGGTGGACCACCGTGACGTGGTCGGGCAGCAGCTGGACGGCCGAGGCCAGGAGGGCCGGGGTCACGGTGACCACCACGTCGACGTCGAGGGCCGGCAGCGCCGCCCCCATCGCCACGTCGGTCAGCGCGGAGAACTGCGCGTCCCACCGCGCCGGCACCAGCGCCGACCCGCGGTCCGCGAGAGCCGTGGCAGCCTGCGGGGCGAGGCCCGCGACGGCCGCTCGCGCCGGGTCGCGGTCCTCGCGGACGTCGGCGAGGTACTGCACCGTGACCCGGTCGTCGACCTCGTACCAGGGCCGGTCGGCCGTGCGGGTGACGCTGACCAGCCGGACGTCGTGGTCGGGCGCGAGCGCGTTGGCCTGCGTGATGGCGGACCGGGTCGGCCCGGTCATCCCGTCGAGGTCGGTGACCAGCCAGGCGATCCTCACGAGCGCTCCTCCTGCTGGTCGTCCTGGTGGTCGTCCTGGTGGTCGTCCTGCTGGTCGTCGGGGTGGTCGTCGCGGGGCGGGACCCGCACCCCGAGCGTCGCGTCCGGGAACCACACCAGACGCCACAGCGGCCGGTCTGCCTCGTCGAGCAGGAGCGGCAGCAGCGTCGCCGGCCCGGGCTGGCGCAGGTCGTTGACGTCGCGGGCGAGGGGGCGCGCGGCCCCCGCGGCTGCGACGGTGATGTCGAGCCGCCGGCCGCGGTCGAGCGGCACGTCGTCGCGGGCGATCCGCGCCCGACCCTCCAGGACCGACACCGTCGCCACGACGTCCCCGTCCCGCCCGCCCGCCCGCAGGTGGAGCTCGCCGCCGGCCACGCCGCCCACGTGCAGCTCGACGGCGTCGCCGGTGCTGGTCACCGACACGAGCCGGGGGAGCGGCCGCTCGACCGGTCGTCGGTGCAGCCGCAGGGTGCCGTCCTCGGCCCGCTCGAGGCCGAACCGGGCCGAGCCGTCGCGGGTCGTCGGCACCGCCGTCGGCCCGCCGTCGGGCCCGACCGCCGGTCCCACCTCCGTGAGCGGCGGGGTCCAGACCGCCCGGGGCGCGCGGCCGCCGGAGCCGACCAGCACGGCGTCGTACGTCGCGGGGCCGGTGCCGGGCAGCGCGAGCAGGTCGGCGCGGACCGAGCGGTAGGTCGGCGTGTCCTCGTGGTCGCCGACCAGGGCCACGACCTCGCCGGAACCGGTGTCGCGCAGGGCGAGCGTGCCGGGCGCGGCGTCGACGGCCAGCCACAGGTGCTCGCCGTCGAGGACGGCGGCGTACGCCGCGGTCGGGCGGCCGTGCGGCGGGGTGGGCCGGGGCGGTCGCTCGAGGGTCAGGTCGGGGGCGTGCTCGTCGGCGGGACCGGCCTCGGTCGACCGGCGGAGGTGGAGTCGCACGTCAGGCGCCCGAGATGCCTTCGGGGCCGCCTGCCTGCTCGTCGAAGTTCTCGTGCTCGAGCAGGTGCAGCACCGGCACGCCGATCTTGCGGCGCGCCTGGGAGGTCCAGTCGACGTGGAAGAACTCCGCCACCACGTGGGGGCGGGTGAGGATGATCGCCTCGCGACCGTCGACGGCGCGCACCTTCTCGGCGAGCGCGTGGATCGGCGGGTCGGTGACGACCTCGCCCACGGCGGTGGCGCCGGCGCCGTGCAGTGCCTCGAGGGTGGCGGCCAGGTCGGCGCGTGAGCGGTCCTGGCAGTCCTGGCGGACCGCGTCGAGGTCGACCTCCGACATCGCCATCGCCGGCGAGGCGAGCAGCTCGCCCCCCGAGAGCGACCCCATCGCGGCCTCCACGCGGGCCGCGGCGTCCTCCATCGGCAGCAGCACGTGGTAGGTCACCGGCTCCTCGATGCCCTCGTGCAGGGAGCGGACCTGGGCGGCGTCGGCGGGCGTGAGCGCCTGCTCGACGAGCAGGACGACGTCGTAGTCGGGCATGGCGGTCACCCTAGTCCGGTCGGGTCGTCGGCGGGGGCGGCGCTGAGCACCTCGGCGAGGTCGTAGCGGACCGGCTCCTCGAGCTGGTCGTAGCCGCAGGAGGTGGGGTCGCGGTCGGGCCGCCACCGCTTGAAGTGGGCGGTGTGGCGGAACCGTCGGCCCTCCATGTGGTCGTACTTGACCTCCAGCACCAGGTCGGGGCGCAGCGGCGTGAACGAGAGGTCCTTGCCGACGCTCCACCGGCTCTGCGTGCCCGGGACCCGATCGGGGTTGGCGACGGCCATCTCGCTCCAGGCGCCCCACGGGTGCTCCTCGGGCGGACACACGAGCGGCTGCAGCTCCTGGAGCAGCTCGGCGCGCCGCTTCTCGGTGAAGCTGGCGCTCACGCCGATGTGCTGGAGCGAGCCGTCGGCGTCGTACAGCCCCAGCAGCAGGCTGCCGAGCAGCGGCCGCTCCGGCGTGCTCGTCTTGTGCTCGCGGTAGCCGGCGACGACGACGTCGGCGGTGCGCTCGTGCTTGACCTTGAGCATGGTGCGCCCGTTCTGGACGTACGCCGCGTCGAGCGGCTTGGCGACCACGCCGTCGAGCCCTGCGCCCTCGAACCGCGTGAACCAGCTCTCCGCCTCGGTGGGGTCGGTCGTGGCGCGGGTGAGGTGGCACGGGCCCCGGCCGCCGACGAGGTGTCCGAGGGCCTCCTCCAGCGCCGCCCGCCGCTCGGAGAAGGGGCGGTCGAGGTACGACGCGTCACCCAGGGCCAGCAGGTCGAACGCCACGAAGCCGGCCGGGGTGGTCTCGCTCAGCATCGTGACGCGCGACTTCGCTGGGTGGATCCGCTCCTGCAGGACCTCGAACTCCAGCCGGTCGCCCACCGCGACGAACAGCTCGCCGTCGAGCACGCACCGCTCGGGGAGCTGCTCCTTGACCGCCTCGACCACCTCGGGGAAGTACCGGGTCAGCGGCTTGGTGTTGCGGCTGGTCAGCTCCACCTCGTCGCCGTCGCGGAACACGAGGCAGCGGAACCCGTCCCACTTCGGCTCGTAGAGCAGCCCGCCCCCGTGCTTGGCCGGGTCGGGCACCCCGGCGACCGACTTGGCGAGCATCGGCTGGACGGGCGGCATCACGGGCAGGTCCACGCTCCCGAACCTAGCGAGGACCAGGGACGTCATGGCGCTGGTCGGGCAGCGAGGCGCGCCAGCGCTTCCCGCTGGTCGAGCAGGGAGGCGCGCCAGCGCCGAGCGTCGTCGAGACCCGGTGGGGTGCCTGCGGTCTGGTGGTGGCCGGTTGATGGTGGTGGCGGTGGTGGGTGGGTTGCGGGGGTCTCGACGACGCTCGCTGGCGCTCGCTGCTCGACCAGCAGCGGACGACGCTCGCTGGGCTACTCGTTGGTCGAGCAGGGAGGCGCGCCAGCGCCGAGCGTCGTCGAGACCTGGTGAGGTGCCTGGGGTCCCTGTTGGTCGAGCAGGGAGGCGCGCCAGCGCCGAGCGTCGTCGAGACCCGGTGAGGTGCCTGCGGTCTGTTGGTCGAGCAGGGAGGCGCGCCAGCGCCGAGCGTCGTCGAGACCTGGTGAGGTGCCTGCGGTCCCTGTTGGTCGAGCAGGGAGGCGCGCCAGCGCCGAGCGTCGTCGAGACCCGGTGAGGTGCCCGCGGTCTGGTCGCGGTCGGTCGGTGGTGGTGACGG
This window harbors:
- a CDS encoding class I SAM-dependent methyltransferase; this encodes MDRPGAAQVFGGALERVVVTTYDDMAADLATELATDLAAEHDPTVAAPTTDPLVFVGVAAGPGMQQAVDAALALVRQPGGTGQEPPVLAVEIPWDLDALDHLRARLTDPAAPALTGVRRFRDRPCVVLGGPSAPVADPAWVLDAVLTAGTTAPDARTSHQEQVAAEWERAAAAAQLQRKEEQLRRVRAELAEARQQLGDRRDGPRTRPAGGRGPGQKKRPAPQGQAQARPAGPAASARSLFAVVGRRVGRGPRAGLLVTAVLALLALVLPAVVFGLVAGAEGVVVGLALGVLLLGLAALAAVVAFAQRSTTARLAHLERVVARQGRDARGRSRRQLAVVEETRDRARRQGRRLRKVQRAVDAVPAHLTRTVQNDGLTVRRQVQALVNLSQMAPMRAGVPALGGWAASPDFAVEVVDRLLEQRPRLVVEAGSGVSTLLLALAAREHGLDTRIVSLDHDAHYAAQTRELLERHGVADRAEVRWAPLARTHVPGHLTPWYDEAAIADLHDVGMLVVDGPPTATGPAARYPAVPLLRDRLAARCTIVVDDTTRASDLEVTERWALLLPDFEVRSLPLEKGAVVMRRG
- the wecB gene encoding non-hydrolyzing UDP-N-acetylglucosamine 2-epimerase: MPVPPAEIWHVTGARPNFPKAAPVLRAMARHGHRQRLVHTGQHYDDNMSTVFFEQLDLPRPDLNLGVGSGTHAVQVGTVMARLEELWTAERPALVMVYGDVNSTVAAAMVTSKMGIPLAHVEAGLRSFDRTMPEEVNRLVTDRLSDLLLATSVDAVAHLAREGVDPDAVHLVGNPMIDTLLSHRAELGPHRLAGLPDLPASYAVATLHRPANVDHDDALVELVKGLHATADQVPVVLPVHPRSRPSLTRAGLFEHPAVHAVDPLPYLEFLSLVDGSALVVTDSGGIQEETTVLGVPCLTVRPNTERPVTITQGTNRLVEATGLATAVAAALAAGRPEQWPVPPLWDGHAGERIADVVTAYLASRSG
- a CDS encoding nucleotide sugar dehydrogenase, whose amino-acid sequence is MGDLVVVGLGYVGLPLVAEACRAGLSVTGLDVSRGVVDGLNAGRSHVDDLDDAEIGELLATGFTATDDATCVAEADAVVICVPTPLSAEGGPDLAAVEGACRGIGPHLRPGTLVVLESTTYPGTTAEVVRPLLEELSGLGADELHVAYSPERIDPGNATYGLKNTPKVVGADDPAAQEKARAFYSRVVDTVVVASGTREAESAKLLENTYRHVNIALVNEMARFFHELEIDFWEVVRLASTKPFGFQAFTPGPGVGGHCIPIDPNYLSHRVRTQLGYGFRFVELAQEINSSMPAYVVSRIASLLNDQEKAVRGSTVLLLGVTYKPDIADQRESPAVDVAKRLLQLGASVRYHDPHVASWDVAGTTSAGEDVLAAAADADLTVLLQQHSAYDLDAIEASARCLFDTRGRTTGESTHRL
- a CDS encoding ATP-dependent DNA ligase yields the protein MDLPVMPPVQPMLAKSVAGVPDPAKHGGGLLYEPKWDGFRCLVFRDGDEVELTSRNTKPLTRYFPEVVEAVKEQLPERCVLDGELFVAVGDRLEFEVLQERIHPAKSRVTMLSETTPAGFVAFDLLALGDASYLDRPFSERRAALEEALGHLVGGRGPCHLTRATTDPTEAESWFTRFEGAGLDGVVAKPLDAAYVQNGRTMLKVKHERTADVVVAGYREHKTSTPERPLLGSLLLGLYDADGSLQHIGVSASFTEKRRAELLQELQPLVCPPEEHPWGAWSEMAVANPDRVPGTQSRWSVGKDLSFTPLRPDLVLEVKYDHMEGRRFRHTAHFKRWRPDRDPTSCGYDQLEEPVRYDLAEVLSAAPADDPTGLG
- a CDS encoding glycosyltransferase encodes the protein MSGSLPPDISVVVATRGRPEIVGEALSSLAAQTLPADAFEVVVVVNGSSDGTYEAVEEVARQQTDMHVRVLRSERPGVAHARTVGLWAARGTHMTIVDDDDRVTPHYLEDLLAAVEPGIVPLAWLADVEPDAPDAPDFANYYSDALTAALAIPGAAEGAPVPVVRLPQAISLNVGKLVPVSLARTVGYDFSLRGGSDFVFWTKAFAHEQFSFRVLPDRRACYLRTKVPDSLSRQEPGYDFSITQRLACIGSLESIPDSTGDVERLTRHMVRSQLVHAQRFLGRNPDQRTTVIEDVESRRLRRMFWSTVNEGAAQNLALLYCFTPWVGTAGIVAARRLRERGVLVDVVCKDLDEMRDRDTSLKVIADPWVARVAALGGPADFSSWGSVESWSGGVFAQLEEWGTDHRSVYSRAMWVASHLVAAQYKLRNPSVPWTAEFSDPISRTIHGRRRPGRAREGALLEELRSGMRAAGFEPPGHHDTFEWAEVAAYALADEVLFTNENQLEYMLDYCPDPALAERVRAVATVRPHPTLPPRFYDLAEPDYVLDEGVVNLGYFGAFYPTRGLTEVTGALEGLPAHVRSRVRLHVFTQDPATIRSAVVDAGLADCVVVNPYVGFLEFLALTRRFDVLVVNDADSSEHGPGGNPYLPSKLSDYLGSGTPVWAIVEPGSVMSRRSLAHTTLLGDVAAAAEVVTGLVAARAAGPVGASADL
- a CDS encoding stealth conserved region 3 domain-containing protein codes for the protein MRIAWLVTDLDGMTGPTRSAITQANALAPDHDVRLVSVTRTADRPWYEVDDRVTVQYLADVREDRDPARAAVAGLAPQAATALADRGSALVPARWDAQFSALTDVAMGAALPALDVDVVVTVTPALLASAVQLLPDHVTVVHQEHRSSSDRASGLEPLLAHAPQADVVALLTPSAETWLRERLGEVAPETVVVPDPLPIGFVPRSRLDRRTIVAAGRLVPEKQFTKLVAAFGLVADRMPGWRLRICGEGPQRNEILRQVRKDGLWDRVELPGAVPDMRGEWAKASISAVTSRAEGLPLVAQEAMAAGVPVASFDCGSGPRELIEHEVSGLLVGPESVAGMAAALLRLASDDELRHRLGAGAHRAARQYDAHALAERWLGVFADARARRAGRGRLEARALAKPPRRRRSADPVTAPGVTPLEARRTALRLAVDAARAASDAWFVVPPDGPTPPVVAVPMSARRSVLDHLAAADVPAYLSLRDPAQHGWHERRAPVAELARDLRRGMTTQVSLEPWPEDPATGRPGLLAHGGTVDLQFWESTVDGDLVAPRRNRWVQRVPPGTVLVDHDVDGVTVRTLPLMAEPTFDQCRFPVDVVYTWVDGNDPEWNDARAARLSQVTGTATTREASGRARFVHRDELRHSMRSVHLFAPWVRHIYLVTAGQRPAWLGDHPQVTVVDHREILPADALPTFSSHAIETALHRIPGLSEQWVYLNDDVFLGRPVRPEQLFTPAGQNAVFLSTTTVGPDDDPGAPAYLRAAWNNRRVLREAFGATTTSTLAHTPHPHRVSVLEEITERFPEELARTARSPFRSETDVSVLSSLAQHYGLATGSAYLGSAEHSFVNVSNSDVAWQLQRLLDRQQDFFCLGDHHDHAATATRLDRLLREFYAAYYPVAAPWER